From a region of the Pseudomonas fulva 12-X genome:
- a CDS encoding efflux RND transporter periplasmic adaptor subunit gives MTDSQATSANPNSGKRKRLLLGLGLIVLLGSAAVFAYHELYGRFYEETDDAYVGGNLVQITPQITGTVTRIAVDDGDYVEAGQPLVWLDPADTQVAQQSAEANLARTVRQVRGLFSNVDSYKAQVAARKIDVQRAKADYQRRAALAGKGAISREELAHAQDTLNSAQSALTSAEQQLDTNKALVDDTVIASHPDVKSAAAQLRQAFLNNARSTLVAPVSGYVARRSVQVGARIQPGTALMAVVPLHEVWIDANFKETQLREMRIGQPVTVEADLYGDDVTYQGHVESLGVGTGSAFSLLPAQNASGNWIKIVQRLPVRIRLDDEALEKHPLRIGLSTTVTVDLHDQDGAQLTTQTPKQARFSTAVYDAPMGQADALIERIIHDNGPQSATPAKQG, from the coding sequence ATGACCGACTCTCAAGCCACCTCCGCCAACCCGAACTCGGGCAAGCGCAAACGCCTGCTGTTGGGCCTGGGCCTTATAGTCTTGCTGGGCAGCGCGGCCGTCTTCGCCTATCACGAGCTGTACGGGCGCTTCTATGAAGAGACCGACGACGCCTACGTGGGCGGCAACCTGGTGCAGATCACCCCGCAGATCACCGGCACCGTCACCCGCATCGCCGTGGATGACGGCGACTACGTCGAAGCCGGCCAGCCCCTGGTGTGGCTCGACCCGGCCGACACCCAGGTCGCCCAGCAGAGCGCCGAGGCCAACCTGGCGCGCACCGTGCGCCAGGTGCGCGGGCTGTTTAGTAATGTCGATAGCTACAAGGCCCAGGTCGCCGCACGCAAGATCGACGTGCAGCGCGCCAAGGCCGACTATCAGCGCCGCGCGGCCCTGGCCGGCAAGGGCGCCATTTCCCGCGAGGAACTGGCCCATGCCCAGGACACCCTGAACAGCGCGCAGAGCGCCCTGACGTCCGCCGAGCAGCAACTGGATACCAACAAGGCGCTGGTCGACGACACCGTGATCGCCTCGCACCCGGACGTGAAGAGCGCCGCCGCGCAGCTGCGTCAGGCGTTCCTCAACAACGCCCGCAGCACTCTGGTGGCGCCGGTCAGCGGCTACGTGGCACGCCGTTCGGTGCAGGTGGGGGCGCGTATCCAGCCCGGTACCGCGCTGATGGCCGTGGTGCCGCTGCATGAGGTTTGGATCGACGCCAACTTCAAGGAAACCCAGCTGCGCGAGATGCGCATTGGCCAACCGGTAACCGTCGAAGCCGACCTGTATGGCGATGACGTGACCTACCAAGGCCACGTGGAAAGCCTTGGCGTCGGCACTGGCAGCGCCTTCTCACTGCTGCCGGCGCAGAACGCCAGCGGCAACTGGATCAAGATCGTCCAGCGCCTGCCGGTGCGTATCCGCCTCGACGACGAGGCGCTGGAGAAGCACCCGCTGCGCATCGGCCTGTCCACCACCGTGACAGTCGACCTGCATGATCAGGACGGTGCCCAGCTCACCACCCAGACGCCCAAGCAGGCGCGCTTCAGCACCGCCGTTTACGACGCTCCGATGGGCCAGGCCGACGCGCTGATCGAGCGCATCATCCACGACAACGGTCCGCAGAGCGCCACCCCGGCGAAGCAGGGCTGA
- a CDS encoding efflux transporter outer membrane subunit, whose product MNTMPLRTPLSLLFSALLLAACASQDGLHTEGHTLDAASLQGHTFTGNLSTAAWPASDWWNRLGDPQLNALIEEALRSNPDLQVADARARQANAAVLAADAQRQPTLDANAGVTRSRLARVDDPSGQGRRYSTLRSLSLEGGYHFDLWGGDRAAWEAALGRARASEVDQQGARLTLAAEVTRAYNDLGLAYAARDLAEQDLKRSRDMLDLARSRVDAGLDSEYQLQQTQSLEAAAEASLTAANQTVDSARIRLAVMLGQGPDRGDTLPRPQLIAPDAMSLPANVPAELLGRRPDLVAARWRVEAASKDITASKADFYPNLNLSVAAGSKSLLGDAMFGGVSRFFNVGPALSLPIFDGGARRAALAGRNADYDLAVAQYNQTLVGALGDIADGINRIRSLEQQIEQQQRARDIARSSYDIAMQRYADGIGNYLDALSVEQQLLQSERQLASLRAERIDASVLLMQALGGGFEAPAQSSTSVR is encoded by the coding sequence ATGAACACCATGCCGTTGCGTACGCCTTTATCCCTGCTTTTCAGCGCCCTGTTGCTGGCCGCCTGTGCCTCCCAGGACGGCCTGCACACCGAAGGCCACACCTTGGACGCCGCCAGCCTGCAAGGGCATACCTTCACCGGCAACCTGTCGACGGCCGCCTGGCCAGCCAGCGACTGGTGGAACCGCCTGGGCGATCCACAGCTCAACGCGCTGATCGAAGAAGCCCTGCGCAGTAACCCGGATCTGCAGGTCGCCGATGCTCGCGCTCGCCAGGCTAACGCCGCCGTGCTGGCCGCCGATGCACAACGCCAGCCGACGCTGGATGCCAATGCCGGCGTCACCCGCTCGCGTCTGGCCCGGGTCGACGATCCCAGCGGGCAGGGCCGGCGCTATAGCACCTTGCGCAGCCTGTCGCTGGAAGGTGGCTACCACTTCGATTTGTGGGGCGGTGATCGTGCCGCCTGGGAAGCGGCCCTGGGCCGTGCCCGCGCTAGCGAGGTGGACCAGCAGGGCGCCCGTCTGACCCTGGCCGCCGAGGTGACCCGCGCCTACAACGATCTTGGCCTGGCCTACGCCGCCCGGGATCTGGCCGAGCAGGACCTCAAGCGCAGCCGCGACATGCTCGACCTGGCGCGCAGCCGGGTCGACGCTGGGCTCGACAGCGAATATCAACTGCAGCAGACCCAGAGCTTGGAAGCTGCCGCCGAAGCCAGCCTGACCGCCGCCAATCAAACGGTCGACAGCGCACGCATTCGCCTGGCGGTGATGCTCGGCCAGGGCCCTGATCGTGGCGACACGCTGCCGCGCCCGCAACTGATCGCCCCGGATGCCATGAGCCTGCCCGCCAACGTGCCGGCCGAGCTGCTCGGTCGTCGCCCGGATCTGGTCGCGGCCCGCTGGCGCGTCGAAGCGGCCAGCAAGGACATCACCGCCAGCAAGGCCGATTTCTATCCCAACCTCAACCTGAGCGTGGCGGCTGGTAGCAAGTCGCTGCTCGGCGACGCCATGTTCGGCGGCGTCAGCCGCTTCTTCAATGTCGGCCCGGCGCTGAGCCTGCCGATCTTCGATGGTGGCGCTCGCCGTGCCGCGCTGGCTGGCCGCAATGCCGACTACGACCTGGCCGTGGCCCAGTACAACCAGACCCTGGTCGGCGCCCTGGGTGATATCGCCGACGGCATTAACCGCATCCGCTCCCTGGAGCAGCAGATCGAGCAGCAACAACGGGCTCGCGATATCGCCCGCAGTTCCTACGACATCGCCATGCAGCGCTACGCCGACGGTATCGGCAACTACCTCGACGCGCTGAGCGTCGAGCAGCAGCTGCTGCAGAGCGAACGACAACTGGCCAGCCTGCGTGCCGAGCGTATCGACGCCTCGGTGCTGCTGATGCAGGCCCTGGGCGGCGGCTTCGAGGCGCCTGCTCAATCATCCACTTCCGTACGCTGA
- a CDS encoding MarR family winged helix-turn-helix transcriptional regulator yields the protein MPHFDRERFSLQHSPGHLIALTNQLKDRLLERHLVDHGVTAAQFKVVLLISQSRASTPADLVRLLSLDSGAMTRMLDRLEQKGLLTRERSHEDRRQVRLKLTEAGEALGVRVPQIAADATNELTGCLTRAELDEFQRLMKKMLMAADALPELPGE from the coding sequence ATGCCACATTTCGACCGCGAGCGATTTTCGCTGCAGCACTCACCCGGCCACCTGATTGCGCTGACCAATCAGCTCAAGGATCGCCTGCTGGAACGCCACCTGGTGGACCACGGCGTGACGGCCGCGCAGTTCAAGGTAGTGCTGCTGATCAGCCAGAGCCGCGCCAGCACGCCCGCCGATCTGGTGCGCCTGCTCAGCCTCGACAGCGGGGCGATGACCCGCATGCTCGACCGCCTGGAACAGAAGGGTTTGCTCACCCGCGAACGCAGCCATGAAGACCGCCGCCAGGTTCGCCTCAAGCTGACCGAGGCCGGCGAGGCGCTTGGCGTGCGGGTGCCGCAGATCGCCGCCGATGCCACCAACGAGCTGACCGGCTGCCTGACCCGCGCCGAACTCGACGAATTCCAACGCCTGATGAAAAAGATGCTGATGGCCGCCGACGCCTTGCCAGAGCTGCCAGGAGAATGA
- a CDS encoding nitroreductase — protein sequence MKVSQALRERRSIRAFLDRPVPPALLRELLERAARSPSSGNLQPWRIHVLQGEVLKRFVAHIAERLASDPEPDPADYAVYPQPLQEPYRTSRFEVGEQMYALLGIGRDDKPARLAWFARNFRFFEAPCALFFSVDRCMGPGQWADLGMYQQSLMLLLKEHGLDSCPQACWARYHRSVEEFLQLPAERMLHCAIAVGYTDPEAPVNRLVSERLPLEAFCTFVE from the coding sequence ATGAAGGTCAGCCAGGCTTTGCGTGAGCGTCGCAGCATACGCGCCTTTCTCGACCGGCCGGTGCCGCCGGCCTTGCTGCGCGAGTTGCTGGAGCGGGCGGCGCGGTCACCTTCCAGTGGCAACCTGCAGCCCTGGCGCATTCATGTGTTGCAGGGCGAGGTGCTGAAGCGTTTCGTTGCGCATATCGCCGAGCGGCTGGCGAGCGATCCAGAGCCCGATCCTGCCGACTACGCCGTGTACCCGCAGCCCCTGCAGGAGCCGTACCGCACCTCGCGCTTCGAGGTGGGCGAGCAGATGTATGCGCTGCTGGGCATCGGCCGCGACGACAAACCCGCGCGCCTGGCCTGGTTCGCCCGCAACTTCCGCTTCTTCGAGGCGCCCTGTGCGTTGTTCTTTTCCGTGGACCGTTGCATGGGACCGGGGCAGTGGGCCGATCTGGGCATGTACCAGCAGAGCCTGATGCTGCTGCTCAAGGAGCACGGCCTGGACAGTTGCCCGCAGGCTTGCTGGGCGCGTTATCACCGTAGCGTCGAAGAATTTCTGCAGCTCCCGGCCGAACGCATGCTGCACTGCGCCATCGCCGTGGGCTATACCGACCCCGAAGCGCCGGTCAATCGGCTAGTCAGCGAACGCCTGCCTCTGGAAGCGTTTTGCACGTTCGTTGAGTGA
- a CDS encoding TRAP transporter substrate-binding protein — MLKLSLKALVCAVAVSVAGGAYAADSSPISIKFAHVVAEHTPKGQGALMFKKLAEERLPGRVKVEVYPNSSLFGDGKEMEALLLGDVQLLAPSLAKFEHYAKPIQIYDLPFLFDNMEAVDRFQASEQGKALLTSMEGKGITGLAYWHNGLKQLSSNKAMHEPKDARGLKFRVQASAVLDEQFKVLRAAPRKMSFAEVYQGLQTGVVNGTENTWSNYFSQKVHEVQPFFTESNHGLIDYMVITNTKFWNGLPEDVRSELDKIMVEVTAEVNRQADDLNKEARAAIVKAGTSEIIELTPEEREKWREAMRPVWKKFEGEIGADLIKAAEASNQAQ; from the coding sequence ATGCTCAAGCTTTCTCTCAAGGCGCTGGTCTGCGCTGTCGCCGTCTCCGTAGCCGGGGGGGCGTACGCCGCCGACTCGTCGCCCATCAGCATCAAGTTCGCCCACGTGGTCGCCGAACACACGCCCAAGGGGCAGGGCGCGCTGATGTTCAAGAAGTTGGCCGAAGAGCGCCTGCCGGGACGCGTCAAGGTCGAGGTCTACCCGAACTCCTCGCTGTTCGGCGATGGCAAGGAGATGGAGGCGCTGCTGCTCGGTGACGTGCAGTTACTGGCGCCATCGTTGGCCAAGTTCGAGCATTACGCCAAGCCGATCCAGATCTATGACCTGCCGTTCCTGTTCGACAACATGGAGGCGGTCGACCGCTTCCAGGCCAGTGAGCAGGGCAAGGCGCTGCTGACCAGCATGGAAGGCAAGGGCATCACCGGCCTGGCCTACTGGCACAACGGCCTCAAGCAGCTTTCGTCGAACAAGGCGATGCACGAGCCCAAGGATGCCCGCGGCCTGAAGTTCCGGGTGCAGGCCTCGGCGGTGCTCGACGAGCAGTTCAAGGTGCTGCGCGCCGCGCCGCGCAAGATGAGCTTCGCCGAGGTCTATCAGGGCCTGCAGACCGGTGTGGTCAACGGTACCGAGAACACCTGGTCGAACTACTTCAGCCAGAAGGTCCATGAGGTGCAGCCGTTCTTCACCGAATCCAACCACGGCCTGATCGATTACATGGTGATCACCAACACCAAGTTCTGGAACGGCCTGCCGGAAGACGTGCGCAGCGAGCTGGACAAGATCATGGTCGAGGTTACCGCCGAGGTGAACCGTCAGGCCGATGATCTGAACAAGGAAGCCCGCGCGGCCATCGTCAAGGCCGGCACCAGCGAGATCATCGAGCTGACCCCTGAGGAGCGCGAGAAGTGGCGCGAAGCCATGCGCCCGGTCTGGAAGAAGTTCGAGGGTGAGATCGGCGCTGACCTGATCAAGGCGGCCGAGGCGTCCAATCAGGCGCAGTGA
- a CDS encoding HpcH/HpaI aldolase/citrate lyase family protein: protein MTRQIIRTALFVPASRPERIPKALAAGADVVIVDLEDAVQESLKVEARDNLERFLAGNPEARLLVRINSPEHAGHAADIALCQRHGGVIGVLLPKVESAAQVVRVTEAGKPVWPIIESARGLHELPAIAAAPGVERLSFGGLDLGLDLGLNSGTAAAERLLDQARYAILLHSRLANLAAPLDSVFPAIQDQAGLDRASRDAHDMGFGGLLCIHPSQVAVVHQALVPAAEELDWARRVLQAGEGGDGVFVVDGQMVDAPVVGRARRIVARAGGTG from the coding sequence ATGACCAGACAAATCATTCGTACCGCATTGTTCGTCCCGGCCTCACGACCCGAGCGCATCCCAAAGGCCCTGGCCGCTGGCGCCGACGTGGTGATCGTCGACCTCGAAGATGCAGTACAGGAAAGCCTCAAGGTCGAAGCGCGGGACAACCTCGAGCGCTTTCTGGCGGGCAACCCGGAAGCGCGCCTGCTGGTGCGCATCAACTCGCCGGAGCACGCAGGCCACGCCGCCGATATCGCCTTGTGCCAGCGCCATGGCGGGGTGATCGGCGTTTTGCTGCCCAAGGTGGAAAGTGCCGCGCAAGTGGTTCGCGTCACCGAGGCCGGCAAGCCGGTCTGGCCGATCATCGAAAGCGCCCGTGGCCTGCACGAACTGCCGGCCATCGCCGCGGCTCCAGGCGTCGAACGGTTGTCCTTCGGCGGCCTGGACCTGGGCCTCGACCTTGGCCTGAACAGCGGCACCGCGGCCGCCGAGCGCCTGCTCGATCAGGCCCGCTACGCAATCCTGCTACATAGCCGCCTGGCCAATCTGGCGGCGCCGCTCGATAGCGTGTTTCCGGCGATTCAGGATCAGGCCGGCCTCGACCGTGCCAGCCGTGACGCCCACGACATGGGTTTCGGCGGCCTGCTGTGCATCCACCCCAGCCAGGTTGCCGTAGTGCACCAGGCCCTGGTGCCCGCGGCCGAAGAGCTGGATTGGGCGCGCCGGGTGCTACAGGCCGGCGAGGGTGGCGACGGGGTGTTCGTGGTCGATGGCCAGATGGTCGACGCGCCGGTGGTCGGCCGCGCCCGGCGCATCGTCGCGCGGGCCGGCGGCACGGGCTGA
- a CDS encoding CaiB/BaiF CoA transferase family protein: MNNAQQPRPLDGITVVSLEHAIAAPFCTRQLADMGARVIKVERPGSGDFARGYDERVNGLASHFVWTNRSKESLTLDLKQDDASDVLDSLLAKADVLVQNLAPGAAARMGLSFEALHERFPKLIVCDISGYGEGGSYEKKKAYDLLIQSEGGFLSVTGGAGDDQLAKAGCSIADIAAGMYAYSNILSALLLRGKTGLGSRIDVSMLESLVEWMGYPLYYAYDGATPPPRAGAAHSTIYPYGPFPAGDSGTVMLGLQNEREWQAFCERVLLQPELAGDERFSANFKRSANREVLRGIIVETFAALSAEQVIERLEQAQIANAHVNDMAGVWAHPQLKARDRWRQVDSPAGSLPALLPPGSNSAFAPRMDPVPALGEHTEALLAELGYGEAQIAGLKVSGVV, encoded by the coding sequence ATGAACAACGCACAACAACCCCGGCCACTGGACGGCATCACCGTGGTCAGCCTGGAACATGCCATCGCCGCGCCGTTCTGCACCCGCCAACTCGCCGACATGGGCGCTCGGGTGATTAAGGTCGAGCGGCCGGGCAGCGGCGACTTCGCCCGCGGCTACGACGAGCGCGTCAATGGCCTGGCCTCCCACTTCGTATGGACCAACCGCTCCAAGGAAAGCCTGACCCTGGACCTCAAGCAGGACGACGCCAGCGACGTGCTCGACAGCCTGCTGGCCAAGGCCGATGTGCTGGTGCAGAACCTCGCGCCGGGTGCGGCGGCGCGTATGGGCCTGTCGTTCGAAGCGCTGCATGAGCGCTTCCCGAAGCTGATCGTCTGTGACATCTCCGGCTACGGCGAGGGCGGCAGCTACGAGAAGAAAAAGGCCTATGACCTGCTGATCCAGAGCGAGGGCGGCTTCCTGTCGGTGACTGGCGGCGCGGGTGACGACCAGCTGGCCAAGGCCGGTTGCTCCATCGCCGATATCGCCGCCGGCATGTATGCCTACAGCAATATCCTTTCGGCCCTACTGCTGCGCGGCAAGACCGGTCTGGGCAGCCGCATCGACGTGAGCATGCTCGAGAGCCTGGTCGAGTGGATGGGTTATCCCCTGTATTACGCGTACGACGGTGCCACGCCGCCGCCGCGTGCCGGGGCCGCCCACTCGACCATCTATCCCTACGGCCCGTTCCCTGCCGGTGATAGCGGCACGGTGATGCTCGGCCTGCAGAACGAACGGGAGTGGCAGGCGTTCTGCGAGCGGGTGCTGTTGCAGCCCGAGCTGGCAGGCGACGAGCGTTTTTCAGCCAATTTCAAGCGCTCGGCCAACCGCGAGGTGCTGCGCGGCATCATCGTCGAGACCTTCGCGGCGCTGAGTGCCGAGCAAGTCATCGAGCGGCTGGAACAGGCGCAGATCGCCAATGCCCACGTCAATGACATGGCCGGCGTCTGGGCTCATCCGCAGCTCAAGGCACGCGACCGCTGGCGCCAGGTCGACAGCCCCGCCGGCAGCTTGCCCGCGTTGCTGCCGCCGGGCAGCAACAGCGCCTTCGCCCCCCGCATGGACCCCGTGCCCGCGCTCGGCGAGCACACCGAAGCGCTGCTGGCCGAACTGGGTTATGGCGAGGCGCAGATAGCGGGATTGAAGGTGAGTGGGGTGGTTTGA
- a CDS encoding MmgE/PrpD family protein, which produces MSHTQALASFLAELRYDDLPDYVLDRTEDLFLDWLGSALASEGARPIPLFEAYAQKMGPADGPARILVNGRGTSAYFAALVNGASSHLVEQDDLHNSSVLHPATVVFPAALAAAQDLGKSGRELLLASVAGYEAGIRIGEFLGRSHYRIFHTTATVGTLAAAVAVGKLLNFDHKQFVHLLGNAGTQAAGLWEFLRDAADSKQLHTAKAAADGLLAAYFTAHGLTGAQNILEGEQGMAAGMSSDADPSKLSDRLGSRWALVETSFKFHASCRHTHPAADALLDLMQREGLRHCDIAKVITHVHQGAIDVLGRVVVPQTVHQAKFSMGTVLGLIAVHGKAQLTEFENLSLNDDDVAEFRDKVSMRLDPEVDGAYPARWLGRVEVVTTDGRTLHGAIDEPKGDPGNTLSRTELEDKFRRLLAFAGKRGSDEAGELIARVWRLRETDDLSNLA; this is translated from the coding sequence ATGAGCCATACCCAAGCCTTGGCAAGTTTCCTCGCCGAGTTGCGTTACGACGATCTGCCTGACTACGTGCTCGATCGCACCGAAGACCTGTTCCTCGACTGGCTCGGCTCGGCCCTGGCCAGTGAAGGTGCAAGGCCGATCCCGCTGTTCGAGGCCTACGCTCAGAAGATGGGCCCGGCCGATGGCCCAGCGCGCATTCTGGTCAACGGGCGCGGCACCTCGGCGTACTTCGCCGCGCTGGTCAACGGCGCGTCGTCGCACCTGGTGGAGCAGGACGACCTGCATAACAGCTCGGTGCTGCACCCGGCCACCGTGGTGTTCCCCGCGGCCCTGGCGGCTGCGCAGGATCTCGGCAAGTCCGGCCGCGAGCTGTTGCTGGCCTCGGTGGCCGGTTACGAGGCGGGCATCCGCATCGGCGAATTCCTCGGCCGCTCGCACTACCGCATCTTCCACACCACGGCGACGGTCGGCACCCTGGCCGCCGCCGTGGCCGTGGGCAAGTTGCTGAACTTCGACCACAAGCAGTTCGTGCATCTGCTCGGCAATGCCGGCACCCAGGCCGCCGGGCTGTGGGAGTTCCTGCGCGACGCCGCCGACTCCAAGCAACTGCACACCGCCAAGGCTGCCGCCGATGGCCTGCTGGCCGCGTACTTCACCGCCCATGGCCTGACCGGCGCGCAGAATATTCTCGAGGGCGAGCAGGGCATGGCCGCCGGCATGTCCAGCGACGCCGATCCGAGCAAGCTGTCCGATCGCCTCGGCAGCCGCTGGGCGCTGGTCGAAACCTCGTTCAAGTTCCACGCCTCCTGCCGTCATACCCATCCGGCCGCCGATGCGCTGCTCGATCTCATGCAGCGCGAAGGCCTGCGCCATTGCGATATCGCCAAGGTCATCACCCATGTGCACCAGGGCGCCATCGATGTGCTCGGTCGCGTGGTGGTACCGCAGACCGTGCACCAGGCCAAGTTTTCCATGGGCACCGTGCTCGGCCTGATCGCCGTGCATGGCAAGGCGCAGCTCACCGAGTTCGAGAACCTGTCGCTCAACGATGACGATGTCGCCGAGTTTCGCGACAAGGTCAGCATGCGCCTCGACCCCGAGGTGGACGGCGCCTATCCGGCGCGCTGGCTGGGGCGCGTCGAGGTGGTCACCACCGACGGTCGCACCCTGCATGGCGCCATCGACGAGCCCAAGGGCGATCCGGGCAACACCCTCAGCCGCACGGAGCTGGAAGACAAGTTCCGCCGCCTGCTGGCCTTCGCCGGCAAACGCGGCAGCGATGAGGCGGGCGAGCTGATCGCCAGGGTTTGGCGCCTGCGCGAGACCGACGACCTGAGCAACCTGGCCTGA
- a CDS encoding acyl-CoA dehydrogenase family protein has protein sequence MTPQQSEELNFIREGVRGLCAEFPAEYWRKIDEEKGFPEAFVSAMTEAGWLSAMIPEEYGGSGLGLAEASVILEEVNRCGGNSGTIHGQMYNMFTLLRNGSDAQKSYYLPKLASGELRLQSMGVTEPTTGTDTTKIKTTAVRQGDKYVINGQKVWISRIQHSDLMILLARTTPLAEVKKKSEGMSIFLVDLREAIGNGLTVQPIANMVNHETNELFFDNLEIPASSLIGDEGKGFRYILDGLNAERTLIAAECIGDGRWFIEKASAYARDRVVFGRPIGQNQGVQFPIAKAHIEVEAADLMRWRACEQYDRGENAGASANMAKYLAAEASWAAANACLQTHGGFGFANEYDVERKFRETRLYQVAPISTNLIMSYVAEHLLELPRSF, from the coding sequence ATGACCCCGCAGCAGAGCGAAGAACTGAATTTCATCCGCGAAGGCGTACGTGGCCTGTGCGCCGAATTCCCGGCCGAATACTGGCGCAAGATCGACGAGGAGAAGGGCTTTCCCGAGGCCTTCGTCAGCGCCATGACCGAAGCCGGCTGGCTATCGGCGATGATCCCGGAAGAATACGGCGGTTCCGGCCTGGGCCTGGCCGAGGCATCGGTGATCCTCGAGGAAGTGAACCGCTGCGGTGGTAACTCCGGCACCATCCACGGGCAGATGTACAACATGTTCACCCTGCTGCGTAACGGCAGCGACGCGCAGAAAAGCTACTACCTGCCGAAGCTGGCCAGCGGCGAGCTGCGCCTGCAGTCCATGGGCGTGACCGAGCCGACCACCGGCACCGACACCACCAAGATCAAGACCACCGCCGTGCGCCAGGGCGACAAGTACGTGATCAACGGCCAGAAGGTGTGGATCTCGCGCATCCAGCACTCCGACCTGATGATCCTGCTGGCACGCACCACGCCGCTCGCCGAGGTGAAGAAGAAATCCGAAGGCATGTCGATCTTCCTGGTCGACCTGCGCGAGGCCATCGGCAACGGCCTGACCGTGCAGCCGATCGCCAACATGGTCAACCACGAGACCAACGAGCTGTTCTTCGACAACCTGGAAATTCCCGCCAGCAGCCTGATCGGCGACGAGGGCAAGGGCTTTCGCTATATCCTCGATGGCCTCAACGCCGAGCGCACGCTGATCGCTGCCGAGTGCATCGGCGATGGTCGCTGGTTCATCGAGAAGGCCAGTGCCTACGCCCGTGATCGCGTGGTGTTCGGCCGCCCGATTGGCCAGAACCAGGGCGTGCAGTTTCCCATCGCCAAGGCGCACATCGAAGTGGAGGCCGCCGACCTGATGCGCTGGCGGGCTTGCGAGCAGTACGACCGCGGCGAGAACGCCGGGGCCAGCGCCAACATGGCCAAGTACCTGGCGGCGGAGGCTTCCTGGGCGGCGGCCAACGCCTGCCTGCAGACCCACGGCGGCTTCGGCTTTGCCAACGAATACGACGTCGAGCGCAAGTTCCGCGAGACCCGCCTGTACCAGGTGGCGCCGATCTCCACCAACCTGATCATGTCCTACGTGGCCGAGCATTTGCTCGAGCTGCCGCGCAGCTTTTGA
- a CDS encoding FAS1-like dehydratase domain-containing protein produces the protein MSDSAFAAWIGRTEEAHDQLSRNLVKRIAATLGEDTPAHGEALPPLWHWAFFQDPIAESGLGGDGHPARGGFLPPADNRNRMWAGGRVEFIAPLRVGGEATRVSTIKHIEEKHGRTGALLFVTVQHDYLQDGELAIREEQDIVYREPSPPKGGAGEALPAGDWREGVVPSPTLLFRYSAVTFNGHRIHYDWPYVTETEGYAGLVVHGPLIATLNLRAFCRAQPQARLRRFAYRGLRPLVAPEPFEVAGRVDEPGRAQLWAGNAAGMAQQAEVEFE, from the coding sequence ATGAGTGACTCTGCCTTCGCAGCCTGGATCGGCCGCACCGAAGAAGCCCACGATCAACTGAGCCGTAACCTGGTCAAGCGCATCGCCGCGACCCTGGGCGAGGACACCCCCGCCCATGGTGAGGCGCTGCCGCCGCTCTGGCATTGGGCATTCTTCCAGGACCCCATCGCCGAGAGCGGCCTGGGTGGCGACGGGCACCCGGCACGCGGCGGCTTCCTGCCACCGGCGGACAACCGCAATCGCATGTGGGCCGGTGGGCGCGTCGAGTTCATCGCGCCCCTGCGGGTCGGCGGCGAGGCCACCCGGGTCTCGACCATCAAGCACATCGAGGAAAAGCACGGGCGCACCGGCGCGCTGCTGTTCGTCACTGTGCAGCACGACTACCTGCAGGACGGCGAACTGGCGATCCGCGAGGAGCAGGACATCGTCTACCGCGAACCGAGCCCACCCAAGGGCGGCGCTGGCGAAGCGCTGCCAGCTGGTGACTGGCGAGAAGGCGTGGTGCCGAGCCCGACGCTGCTGTTTCGCTACAGCGCGGTGACCTTCAACGGCCATCGCATCCATTACGACTGGCCCTATGTCACCGAAACCGAAGGTTACGCCGGCCTGGTCGTGCATGGCCCGCTGATCGCCACCCTCAACCTGCGCGCGTTCTGCCGCGCCCAGCCCCAGGCGCGGCTGCGCCGTTTCGCCTACCGCGGCCTGCGCCCGCTGGTTGCGCCCGAACCCTTCGAGGTGGCCGGGCGAGTCGATGAGCCGGGCAGGGCGCAGTTGTGGGCGGGTAATGCCGCGGGCATGGCCCAGCAGGCCGAAGTGGAATTCGAATGA